The Sulfitobacter indolifex genome contains the following window.
GTGCACCTTGCGCCATCAGCGGCGTGTCTTGGGTAAAGGAGGCGCGGTGATTGAACAGCCCATATTGCAGCGACTCGTTCGTCCACTCAAAGTTAAACATCAGCGCAACGGCCTCGCGCACGGCGCGATCTTGCAGCGCCTCGCGGCCAAGGTTGAAGATGATCCCCGAAGGCGTCGGGGGCGACCCGTCAGGCAATTCTGCCTTCACGATATCGCCGTCGGTCACTTTGGAGAAGTCATAGCCGGTGGCCCATTTCTTGGAATCGCCCTCAGCACGGAACGTGTATTCACCCGCTTTGAATGCCTCGAAAGCGGAGGTGTCATCGCTAATAATCTCAAGCCGGATGCGGTCAAAATTCATCCGGCCCCGGTTGATCGGCAGATCTTTCCCCCAATAGTCAGGATTACGCTTCAGCACGATGCGTTTGGTCAGATCGACGCTTTCCACCATATAGGCGCCCGATCCGGGGGGCGGGTCCATCCAGCTGTCTTTGAGGCCATTGCCGGTCTCTTCGAACCATTTTTTCGGCCAAGCGGGCACCCCGCCAACGGTCTCAATCAGGCTGCGGCGCGATATATCGTCGGCGAAGGTGAATTTTACCCTGTGGTCGTCCAGCGCCTCAACCTTTGGGATGCGCTTGCGCACGGCGTCGGCGTAGGATTTCAACCCTTCGTCCAGCAGCAGGTTGTGCGAAAATACGATGTCATGGGCGGTGACCGGTGTGCCATCAGAAAACTGCGCTTCGGGACGCATGTTAAAGATCACCCAGGATTTATCTTCAGGGTACTCAAGGCTTTCGCACAGCAAACAGTAGCTCTCGCCATAGACATCCGCAGGCAGTGGCTCACCGCTGGGCGCCTCACCTAACAGGCTTTCGAACCCAAAAATCGAAAACAGATGCGCCCTGCCCTTGCCGGAATAGGGATTCATCGAATCGAGTGTGCCGACGAAGGGCAGCGAAATCTCCCCGCCCTTGGGGGCGTCGGGGTTCACATAATCAAAATGCTCAAAATCCGCCGGATAGGTCAGGTCACCATAAAAGGAATACCCGTGGCTTTTGATGATCTTCTGCTCCTGTGCCGTCGCGGCACCGGCCAGCAGCACAAGCACCGAGAGCGTCATCGTCGTTAGCCATAGCGGGAGGGGGGCAAAGACCGATGGACGGGTCGCGGCGCGGGTCTGGGCACGGGGCATAGGGCACTCCTTGGCGTGGCATAGTCCGGATCGTAGCGTCATGTAGGCTAACGCTGTGACGCGCCAAGATACAAGTTGCGAATATGTTAGGTTGTCCTTGAACGGCAGCAAACCGCGCCATCGCCCGGAGAGGAAAATACCAGCAGCGCGATGGTCACGGCGCGGCTCCGCACCTCCAAAGCCCCCAAACGCAAAAGCCGCCCCGTAGGGCGGCCATCACACACGCAAAGCTGCGTCGTATCAGTTAGAAACGCTTTGCAAATAGGCGATCACGTCCGCCCGGTCTTCGACCTTACGCAAACCCGCGAAACCCATTGTTGTGCCGGGCGCGTAGCCTTTGGGGCTGGTGAGGAAAGCGCTCAGCTCTTCCGGGGTCCAGCTGCCGTCGACCGAAGACAGCGCACCGGAGTAGCCGAAATCACCGACCGCTGCGATGTCACGGCCAACAACGCCGTCCAGATGCGGGCCGACGGCGTTTGAGCCATCGACTTTGTGGCAAGCGGCGCATTTGCGGAACACTTTGGAGCCGCTGTCGGCATCTGCTTCGGCCATCACGGCGGCAAAGTCGATTTCTTCGCCCCCTTCGTCACCACCGGCATCGGCCACTTCGATGACATAGGACGCTTCCCCATGTGCATCGGCGTGGTAAATCTCTTCACCCGCCCATTTGCCCAGCAGAAGTACCAACCAGGCGCCGAATACGCCGGCTGCGATTTTGGTCAGGGTCATTGTATCGAACATGCGTCAGGGTCCATCACTTGGTATTGGCACCATGGCCGGGCCATGGTTTTTGGCGTCGTTGCAGGCGTATCTATTGCTTTCCCTTGGCGCAGGCAAGGTGTAGTTACCGCGACCAATTGCCCTTCCCCGCGCCTTTTGCAGCAGGATACGATCCATGACCGCCCAGACCACGCCGCGCATCGCCTTTCAGGGGGCCCTTGGCGCCTATAGCCACGAGGCCTGCATTCAGGCTTGCCCCGATATGGAACCGGTGCCCTGCCAGTCGTTTGAAGGAGTGATCCGCGCCGTAAACGAAGGCCGCGCCGAGCTGGCCATGTTGCCGGTTGAGAACACGACCTATGGCCGTGTCGCCGATATTCACCGCCTGCTGCCCGAAAGCGGGCTGCATATCATCGGCGAAGCGTTTGTACGGGTGCGCATCGCGCTGATGGCCCGCCCCGGTGTGACGATGGACGACATCAAACATGTCCGCGCGCATCTTGTGTTGCTGCCACAGGCCCGCAGCTTTCTGCAAAAGCACGGAATTACCTCTGAGCCTGCGGCTGATTCCGCCGGGGCCGCTGCCGAACTGGCGGCCACCGAGGGCAGCACCGATGGGGTGTTGGCAGGCGAGGTCGCGGCAGAGATCAACGGCTTGAACGTGCTGGCGCGCGATATTGAGGATATGGACCACAACACCACCCGCTTTTTACTCATGGCGCCCAAGATCGACCTGAGCCGCCGGGCAGAGCGGATGCTGACGACGTTTGTCTTTGAGGTGCGCAACATCCCCGCTGCCCTGTACAAAGCAATGGGCGGCTTCGCGACCAACGGGGTGAACATGACCAAGCTGGAAAGCTACATGGTTGGCGGGTCTTTCACCGCGACGCAGTTCTATGCAGATATTGAGGGGCATCCCGAAGACCCGGCCGTCAAACGCGCGCTGGAGGAATTGGGCTACTTCACCAATATGCTTGAGATTTTGGGGGCTTATCCTGCACATCCCGGACGGGGTGAACCGACCGGGATGTAAGCCGCAATCTAGCTGCGCCTAGACTTTAACGCAGCGGGCGTGACGCTCTTCCATGCTGCGGGCATACTCGGCCACACGCTCTTTGTACTTTTTGCTCAGGGTCGCCTTGGCCAGCTTGAGCGATTGCACCCAAAGACGGGCAGACAGGTTCAATGGTTTGATCTCAAGCGCGACCAGCACCCGCGTGGTGTTACGCGACAAGGGCATCAATTCAAAAGACATCTGCCCGGCCAGTCCCTGCGACATGCTGTCGATCACCATTTCATTGGGGCGGTCAAATGTGACCATTTCAATCGTCAACTCCCGCCGTTTGCCACGCAGGGGGAAAACCGCGTTCCATGTCATGCCCACGCCGGGCTTGGACATGGTATCAACGCGCTGCACCTCGGCCCCGCGCCGCATCGCGGACCGCTCAAAGCTCTCAAAATCGCATAACATGTCAAAGACCGCCTCAATCGGCGCTTCGACGTCTTCTTTGGTCGAGAATTTCATTCCGTCCGTTCCAATTCTTCTGCTCGTATTATTCACCATAGCCGCTGTTACGGCGGGGCCTGTCAGCGCAGTGTATCCGCAAGCCAGTTTTCCAGCAAGAAATGTGCGATGGCCCCGCGCCGGGCGGGCAGCAGGCGTGGATGGCTTCCGGCGAAAACATCCATCATCTCTTCGCGGGTCACCCACAGCGCATCTTCGATCTCAACCGGGTCGATGGTCAGTTCACGGCTCAGCGCTTCGCCCGCGCAGCCCAGCATCAGTGACGCCGGAAAGGGCCACGGCTGGCTAGAGAGGTAGCTTACCGCGCCAACCTGCACGCCCGCCTCCTCAAACACCTCACGGCGCACGGCGGCCTCGACCGTTTCGCCCGGCTCAACAAAGCCCGCGAGCAGCGAATACATCCCCTCCGGCCAGCCGGGAGAGCGGCCCATGAGCACGGAATTGCCATGGGTGATCAGCATGATAACAACCGGATCGGTACGCGGAAAATGCGCCCCACCGCAATCGGGGCAGACGCGCTGCCACCCGCCCTGCGCCAGGTCGGTGGCACTGCCGCAGCGGGCGCAATGGCGGTGCGTTTCATGCCAGCCAAGGATCGCCTTGCCGCTGGCGGCCAGTTCAGCATCGCGCGGATCAAGCCATGTCATAACCCGCCGCAATTCAGCAAATACCATGTCATCGCCCAACAGCGGATGACGTTGCTCACTGGGATCAAGGAACGCACCCAATTGCGACTGATCCAGATCAGCAGGCTGCCAGCTGGAGATATCAACCGCAAACCGCGCCGCACCGTCTTCGCGTCCCAGCAAAATCGCAGCACCCTCGGCATCTTTCAACGCCGGGTGATCCAGCGCCAGCCGCACCAAAGCGGCAGGGCGATCTGGTGCAATCAAGGGTTTCCCGCGCCAAAAAACGATAGCCCGCGCTTTGGGGTCGGCCCGAAGCTGCTCTAACGCAGCAGCGTTGCCGCGCAACTCCCCCGCACGATCAAGCGCCGAGCCCCCAAAAGTTACCGTTTCCGCATGACGCATGGCGCTCTCCTGACGCGGGTTTACCGCTTTGGGCCAAGCCATGCCATGGCGTACGCGATATTGGCAATCCCAAGCGCACTTGCCACATGGGTTGAAATCTGCCCATAGTAAAACATCTTTAAGTTGTAAATTATTGTGGGCACTTACCTTAGTGGCGAATGAACTCCGCACATATGTATCCGCCGATGCGCCTCCCGCTAAAGCGGCCGCCCCGGCCGAGGCACGTCTGCGCATTCTAGCCACCACCGATTTGCACATGCAGATCGTTGGACATGATTATGTCAGAGACCGTTCTGTCGGGCATCACGGACTGGCCGGGATCGCCACGCTGATCCGCACCGCCCGACAAGAGGCCACCGCCAAGAACGCGGCTTGTGTCCTGCTTGACAATGGCGACCTGTTGCAGGGCAGCGCGATGGGCAATCAATTGGCACAGATGCCGGTCACCCCCGCGCATCCCCTTGTCGCCTGTTTAAATTACTTGGGCTATGACGCCCTTGGATTGGGCAATCACGACCTTGATCATGGGCTGCCGTATCTGCGCGCCGTTGCAGGCGCGCTCGACATGCCGCTGATCTCAACCAACCTGCATCTGACCGAACCCGGCCCCTTGCGTCGATGGAGCATCGTCTCCTGCCCCTTACCTGCGGTGAACGGTCAACCAATGCCACCGCTCCAGATTGGCCTGCTTTCAGTGCTGCCCAGCAAGACGGCGATCTGGAACCGCGACGTGTTGGAAGATGGGGCCAGGGTCACCTGCCCGCTGGAAAGTCTCCGATCTGCTGCGCCACTGCTGCGCGCGGGGGGGGGGCTGATCTGGTTGTACTGCTGGCCCATATGGGCATTGCACATGAAGGTGAGACGCTAACCGAAGATGATGTCTGTGCCATGGCTGAAGTTGACGGAATCGACGCTGTCATCACAGGCCACACGCACCGTCGTTTCCCCGGACTGGATCACCCCGCGCGCAGTGGCGTGGACACACAAGCCGGAACGCTTTCCCAAAGGCCCGCCGCCATGCCGGGCTTTGGCGGCTCTGATCTGGCGGTTCTAGATCTCGCTCTTGAACGTGACCCGCGCGGGCACTGGACGGTAGCGCGTCACGAAAGCCGTCTGCGCCGCAACACTGCGCACACGCTGGCCGATCCCGTGGTGCTTAGTGCTGCGCGGGAAAGCCACATGAAAGTGCGCAGCCATCTGGAAGAGGTCGTCGGCCATACAAAAACGGCACTGCATAACTTCTTTTCGCTGGCCACCCCCACCGCCATCGACGCACTTAGCGCCCACGCGCAGGCCACAGTGATACGCGAGGGTGTGCGCGGAACGCCCGAAAGCAAACTCCCCATCCTGTCAGCAACAGCGGCTCATACGGCAGGCGGGCTCGGTGGTCCGGGACATTTTTTGCATATCCCGCCCGGCCCTGTGCAACGCCGCCATATTGCCGGGCTCATCCCCTATCGCAACGAGGTTTGGGCGTTGCGCGTCTCGGGCGCCGACCTTCGGCGTTGGTTAGAGACAGCGGCAGAGGTTTTTGCGCCACTTGGAGCCGCTATCGGACCGCTTGTTGATCCGTCCCGCCCGCCGTTTCACTTTGATACGATTCACGGCGTGACCTACAATATCGACCCGCGCCGCCCAAGGGGAAACCGCATCACCGCCCTGACGTGGCAAGAGGCGCCAGTGCAACCTAAGCAGGTCTTTTTATTAGCAACAAATCAGTTTCGTGCCGCTGGTGGCGGAGGATTTGATTGCGCCCCCAAGACTGCCGTCGCGCTGCGTAGCCCCCTACCCCTTGCAGAAGCGTTAATCGCGGCCATCACTGACCCGTGCGAGCACCTTTGGTCAGACGCCCTGCCATGGCGCTTTAACGCCTCGGGTGCATCGGCGATCCTTCAAACCACTCCCGACGCACTTCCCTATCTTGAGGACATCGCGCATCTGTCACCTGCGCCCTGCGGAATGACTGCGTCAGGCTTTGCCAAGATTCGGCTTCACCTGTGAGGCTTGCACTTCGATCCGCTCCCCCCTATATGGGCATTGAGAGGTTGGTGCGGGCAGGCGCCTCGCCAACCCGGTCAGATCCGGAAGGAAGCAGCCGTAACGAGCCCCGCTTGGGTCGTTATCAGCCTCTCACCAACGTCCTAACGCGCAGCGAAAGGACGACCCCGGCAGTCGTTTCGCAGAAACGATGAGAGGGGTAAGCTCCCTTCCCTTCGATGAACGCGCTTAAGGGATAACACCCTGTTGAACGCTCTTCTCGTGGGCGCCAGGGGCACTAGCCATCCTGCCAGCCGAGAAGTTTGCAACGCTTCGAAAGATTGCCTCGTCAGCTCTCGATGTGCCTACCTAGCACCCGGGAAACTGCTATATTCGCCCCTTGCGGCGCTGCCCCTGCCTCACAACTGAT
Protein-coding sequences here:
- a CDS encoding extracellular solute-binding protein is translated as MPRAQTRAATRPSVFAPLPLWLTTMTLSVLVLLAGAATAQEQKIIKSHGYSFYGDLTYPADFEHFDYVNPDAPKGGEISLPFVGTLDSMNPYSGKGRAHLFSIFGFESLLGEAPSGEPLPADVYGESYCLLCESLEYPEDKSWVIFNMRPEAQFSDGTPVTAHDIVFSHNLLLDEGLKSYADAVRKRIPKVEALDDHRVKFTFADDISRRSLIETVGGVPAWPKKWFEETGNGLKDSWMDPPPGSGAYMVESVDLTKRIVLKRNPDYWGKDLPINRGRMNFDRIRLEIISDDTSAFEAFKAGEYTFRAEGDSKKWATGYDFSKVTDGDIVKAELPDGSPPTPSGIIFNLGREALQDRAVREAVALMFNFEWTNESLQYGLFNHRASFTQDTPLMAQGAPEGAELALLKSLGDLVPEGMLSEPAVVPHTSDASRLLDRRNARQASKLLEEAGWTVQNGMRVNDAGEPLRLNFLMNSSGSPTISAVIENFVGNLQSIGIDARLEKVDSSQYTARERDRDYDMIYDAYAAFLGTGTGLAQRYGSEAAEFSLFNPAGLASPLVDAIIDASLDADTAEEEDAALMALDRALRHEFFMIPTWYNDSYWVAYYDQYNHPETIPPYALGYLDFWWYDKEGAEQLRASGALR
- a CDS encoding c-type cytochrome, whose product is MFDTMTLTKIAAGVFGAWLVLLLGKWAGEEIYHADAHGEASYVIEVADAGGDEGGEEIDFAAVMAEADADSGSKVFRKCAACHKVDGSNAVGPHLDGVVGRDIAAVGDFGYSGALSSVDGSWTPEELSAFLTSPKGYAPGTTMGFAGLRKVEDRADVIAYLQSVSN
- a CDS encoding prephenate dehydratase, which encodes MTAQTTPRIAFQGALGAYSHEACIQACPDMEPVPCQSFEGVIRAVNEGRAELAMLPVENTTYGRVADIHRLLPESGLHIIGEAFVRVRIALMARPGVTMDDIKHVRAHLVLLPQARSFLQKHGITSEPAADSAGAAAELAATEGSTDGVLAGEVAAEINGLNVLARDIEDMDHNTTRFLLMAPKIDLSRRAERMLTTFVFEVRNIPAALYKAMGGFATNGVNMTKLESYMVGGSFTATQFYADIEGHPEDPAVKRALEELGYFTNMLEILGAYPAHPGRGEPTGM
- a CDS encoding SRPBCC family protein is translated as MKFSTKEDVEAPIEAVFDMLCDFESFERSAMRRGAEVQRVDTMSKPGVGMTWNAVFPLRGKRRELTIEMVTFDRPNEMVIDSMSQGLAGQMSFELMPLSRNTTRVLVALEIKPLNLSARLWVQSLKLAKATLSKKYKERVAEYARSMEERHARCVKV
- the nudC gene encoding NAD(+) diphosphatase; the protein is MRHAETVTFGGSALDRAGELRGNAAALEQLRADPKARAIVFWRGKPLIAPDRPAALVRLALDHPALKDAEGAAILLGREDGAARFAVDISSWQPADLDQSQLGAFLDPSEQRHPLLGDDMVFAELRRVMTWLDPRDAELAASGKAILGWHETHRHCARCGSATDLAQGGWQRVCPDCGGAHFPRTDPVVIMLITHGNSVLMGRSPGWPEGMYSLLAGFVEPGETVEAAVRREVFEEAGVQVGAVSYLSSQPWPFPASLMLGCAGEALSRELTIDPVEIEDALWVTREEMMDVFAGSHPRLLPARRGAIAHFLLENWLADTLR
- a CDS encoding metallophosphoesterase family protein, producing MANELRTYVSADAPPAKAAAPAEARLRILATTDLHMQIVGHDYVRDRSVGHHGLAGIATLIRTARQEATAKNAACVLLDNGDLLQGSAMGNQLAQMPVTPAHPLVACLNYLGYDALGLGNHDLDHGLPYLRAVAGALDMPLISTNLHLTEPGPLRRWSIVSCPLPAVNGQPMPPLQIGLLSVLPSKTAIWNRDVLEDGARVTCPLESLRSAAPLLRAGGGLIWLYCWPIWALHMKVRR
- a CDS encoding 5'-nucleotidase C-terminal domain-containing protein, which encodes MGIAHEGETLTEDDVCAMAEVDGIDAVITGHTHRRFPGLDHPARSGVDTQAGTLSQRPAAMPGFGGSDLAVLDLALERDPRGHWTVARHESRLRRNTAHTLADPVVLSAARESHMKVRSHLEEVVGHTKTALHNFFSLATPTAIDALSAHAQATVIREGVRGTPESKLPILSATAAHTAGGLGGPGHFLHIPPGPVQRRHIAGLIPYRNEVWALRVSGADLRRWLETAAEVFAPLGAAIGPLVDPSRPPFHFDTIHGVTYNIDPRRPRGNRITALTWQEAPVQPKQVFLLATNQFRAAGGGGFDCAPKTAVALRSPLPLAEALIAAITDPCEHLWSDALPWRFNASGASAILQTTPDALPYLEDIAHLSPAPCGMTASGFAKIRLHL